AGGGGGCAGGGGGCAGGGGGCAGGGGGAAAGGGGAAAAGGAAAAAGGGTAAACTATTTAATTTTTATCCTTCATCCGTTTCCTCCCCGATCGTTCCTCATCCCAACCTGTAATTAGATGCCTCAGAAATCGTACACTACAGAATTACAAAAAAGATTTGCCAAATTTTGATATAAAAACAAACAATCCAGACCAGAATATATTGATCAATAGCTAGGGTAGAGATGTGGCACTCAGGCTGAGACAAAAAGGTCAACAAAGCTAGCTGGTAACCCAGATTGGTTTTGTCGCAGTCCACATCCCCTAAATTTAGCTAGTTAGAATGAAAGTCTCCGCAAGCGTAATGTATCTAGATACTCCACCTGCCCAATCTATTCCTGTCATTTTGGACAGCTTACCCATTCCTCCTTCCTTTGAGGATCGCGAAATTCCTCGTCGCGCCAGACTGAAAATCGATTTGATTCTCTTGGCAATTGAAGCTTTGGATTTGGGTGGTTCCGAAGCCATCCTCACCCTAGCTGCCGAACTGGGATTGCAAGATATCATTAAAAATCGGGTTAACCTGTGGCGGCTTCGCAGTACCAATCCTTTGCGACGTTACAGCCAACGTCATAACCTGACTGTGGTAGAGGCAAAAGCCTTGGTTGTGATTGCTTGCTACCTAGCGCGACGGATGACGGTTTTGATTCGGCAGTTGATTCTGGCTTATCAACAATTAAGCGAGAAGCAGCTATCTATGGAGCATCATTTTCGACTTTCTGACTATCTGGAACGCTTCCGCAAGCACTTCCGCAGCCGAATGAACCCCCGACGATCTGGGGTGATCGCTTACAGCAATGATGACAAATTAAATGAGCTAGCGATGTCTCTGTTAGGAGAGTTGTTATTTTGTACCGGTACTGCTGGAATGCAGCGCTTCTGGAGCAGCTTATTTGATGGCGAAATATGATATTTAATTAGGCGTAATGAGTTGCATAGTCATTAGTCATTTGTCCTGTTCGATCTGGGTAATGCCTAGTGGCTAAAAACCCTTACTCCATCATCAATAAAAATTCCTCCTCAGTTTTCCCCTGCCGATCGCTTTTTCCATATCTTCTCGTTCTTGACGGGAATCGTTAGCTAGCTGGGGGAATAATAATAAGGAGGTTGTCCCATGCTGAATCCAAAATTGACATGACCATCCAACGTCAGTACAGTCTGCCCAATTGCACTTTAGTTTTAGAAGGGTTGAGTGATGCAACTACTGGTAGTGGCCAGTTAGACGTGCGTCCGGTAATGTCTATTTTGGTGAATGCCGAGTGTCATTTGGCTGGTTCTGGGCCACCATTGACTGGTGGGCGAGAATTTTTTGAAAGTTTGATCGCCGCAGTCAGTAACTATGCCCAAGAGTTTCTCAGCGGTATACCTCATTCCCTAGATAGCCACAGCGAATCGCCGTTGGTGCAACTGCGCCGGATCGGTACGAATTTACATCGTTTGATCGTACAACGACGAGGCGATGTAAGCGTCGCGTCAAGCAATGGTTTAACTGGTAATACGGCTTCTAGCGCACCGATCGAACTCGATCTGACTACGGTGCAATTGTTCGATTTAGTAGAGGCGATCGATCAGTTCGTTGCCGATAGCCAAACTTTACCAGGTTTACCAGTCCGAATCGCACCTGTCGAACGCCGATTTGCCAATTCCGACCAACCGATTGCCAAACGAGCAGCACCAGCTGCGATCGGGGTTTCTACTGTAGCTGTGGCGGCTTTAGCTCTCTTTTTCGTTCCCGTTCCCCAAGAACAAAGACCGATTAAGGATGAACCGCTACCTCAACCAACTCCTGGTTCCGTTTCGACTACTCCCGGTGCTTCAGTACCGCCTACCGATAACCAACCTGCATCTCCTTTACCCTCAGCAACGGAAACACCATCTCCGTCATCTTTGGGACTAGAAAATATTTCTCCCACGCCATTAGCAACGGAAACACCATCTCCGTCATCTTTGGGACCAGAAAATATTTCTCCCACGCCATTAGCGACGGAAACACCATCATCATCTTTAAGCCCAGAAAATATTTCTCCCACACCATTAGCGACGGAAACACCATCATCATCTTTGGTAGGGGAAAGTATTTCTCCCACACCATTAGCGACGGAAACACCGTCATCATCTTTGGTAGGGGAAAGTATTTCTCCCACGCCATTAGCCACGGAAACGCCTGCTGCATCAACTTTCGCATCCCAAACCGTGACTCCTTCTCCTGCTGCTTCAGAATTAACTACAACTTCTACGATCGGTACGGAGATTATCAATCCTACCCAACTGGAAGATTTAAAGTGGAAACTTTATAACCAAATTAATCAAGCTTGGCAAAATCGATCGCAATGGGATAAGAATTTGGTTTATCGGGTAACCGTTAATGAGGATGGCGCAATTGTGGGGTATAAATCGGAAGATGTCGCTGCTAATGCAGTAGTTGAGCAAACTCCCTTACCTAAATTGCTAGTCAGTCCTTCTGTTAATCCTGATGCGGCTAAAAAACCGATGGCTGATTTTAAGGTCGTCTTTAGTCCTCAAGGTGTACCGGAAGTTAGTCCCTGGCGAGGAGCGGTAGCAACTACAACACCTTTAGGTTTAGAAATTGTCGATGCGGGTATCTTACGAGATTTAAACCAACAGCTTCACAAGCAAATTTTGGACAATAAGGAAGCTGGTGTCAGGTTTCCAGAGCAATTGATTTATCGAGTAGCGATGCGTCCAGATGGCACGATCGTAGACTATGAAGCTCGCAATCAAACTGCTTCCGATTACCTTAACCAAACTCCCTTACCGAAACTGAAGTCTTCTATTTCTCCTACTGCAACTACTTCGCCTACTAATAACCAAGAACCTCTGGCTTACTTTAAGGTTGTCTTTACTCCTAGAGGCGTTCCTCAGGTGAGTCCTTGGCGAGGATTTCGTTGATATCTCATAGCCGCTATACCTGCGCCTATTTTTATCAATTTAATTCCCACATTCGACACTTTATTTTCATGAGTATTAATCGCTATGTTGAATGTGGGTTAAATTTATTAAAACAGTCCAGACCAGAATAATAAATATCTTTTACCAGTCATTGAAGTATTTCCAAATTTACTATTTCAGAAATTAAGTTAGAAGAATAAATTTATTGATTATTTCAAAAAATAATTTTATTTTTTACGATTTGATATACGCAGGTCTTGCACCTTTCTCAATAAGGCTAAATAAACCGGGTTTTTCAACCAAAAATCTAGGGTTTCAGGTGAGGACAGTTGCAAAAAACCCGGCTTCTAACCCTGAAGCAATTTGTGAGTATAAAAACAGTAATTCAAACATCCTCAATGTTCTCTCACTTATTACCCAGCCTAAATTAGCGAATCACTTGCCGCAT
The window above is part of the Leptolyngbyaceae cyanobacterium genome. Proteins encoded here:
- a CDS encoding DUF4335 domain-containing protein; this translates as MTIQRQYSLPNCTLVLEGLSDATTGSGQLDVRPVMSILVNAECHLAGSGPPLTGGREFFESLIAAVSNYAQEFLSGIPHSLDSHSESPLVQLRRIGTNLHRLIVQRRGDVSVASSNGLTGNTASSAPIELDLTTVQLFDLVEAIDQFVADSQTLPGLPVRIAPVERRFANSDQPIAKRAAPAAIGVSTVAVAALALFFVPVPQEQRPIKDEPLPQPTPGSVSTTPGASVPPTDNQPASPLPSATETPSPSSLGLENISPTPLATETPSPSSLGPENISPTPLATETPSSSLSPENISPTPLATETPSSSLVGESISPTPLATETPSSSLVGESISPTPLATETPAASTFASQTVTPSPAASELTTTSTIGTEIINPTQLEDLKWKLYNQINQAWQNRSQWDKNLVYRVTVNEDGAIVGYKSEDVAANAVVEQTPLPKLLVSPSVNPDAAKKPMADFKVVFSPQGVPEVSPWRGAVATTTPLGLEIVDAGILRDLNQQLHKQILDNKEAGVRFPEQLIYRVAMRPDGTIVDYEARNQTASDYLNQTPLPKLKSSISPTATTSPTNNQEPLAYFKVVFTPRGVPQVSPWRGFR
- a CDS encoding DUF3038 domain-containing protein, whose protein sequence is MKVSASVMYLDTPPAQSIPVILDSLPIPPSFEDREIPRRARLKIDLILLAIEALDLGGSEAILTLAAELGLQDIIKNRVNLWRLRSTNPLRRYSQRHNLTVVEAKALVVIACYLARRMTVLIRQLILAYQQLSEKQLSMEHHFRLSDYLERFRKHFRSRMNPRRSGVIAYSNDDKLNELAMSLLGELLFCTGTAGMQRFWSSLFDGEI